Proteins from a genomic interval of Alteromonas macleodii ATCC 27126:
- the fadE gene encoding acyl-CoA dehydrogenase FadE → MADFIWFLLVVVTLAVASYQRTSLVTAVAMGAGVMILGTLFGDIGLLGWVVFLALTLPFTLANIRQQHISKKLLAFYRKVMPEMSSTEQEAIDAGTVWWDGDIFSGKPDWDKLHRIPKGRLTAEEQAFLDGPCDKVCSMVDEWQINHKDADLSPEIWQFLKEHKFFAMIIKKEYGGLEFSAYAQSRVLQKLAGVSAVLSSTVGVPNSLGPGELLQHYGTKEQQDHYLPRLAAGEEIPCFALTGPEAGSDAGAIPDVGVVCKGEWNGEEVLGMRLTFNKRYITLAPVATVIGLAFKLQDPEGLLGDNKEPGITCALIPRDTKGLEIGRRHFPLNTPFQNGPIKGEDIFVPIDYIIGGPKMAGRGWRMLVECLSVGRCITLPSSAAGGAKSVSLATGAYARIRRQFRMPVGHMEGVEEMLARIGGNAYLMDGVTRFSTVGVDLGEKPSVISAICKYHLTEKMRQIINDSMDVHGGKGVMLGPNNYLGRGYQGVPVSITVEGANILTRNMMIFGQGAMRCHPYVLKEIEAASIEDKKEALKAFDKAVFGHIGFAVANTVRSIWFSLTNGAFSSAPFTDETARYYKLLQGYSANLALLTDVSMGVLGGDLKRRERLSARLGDILSGLYMGSTTLKRFDEEGRLKEDLPLLHWAMQTTLHDIETAIDDFLANFPNRAIAAALRVMVIPFGRRIGKPSDKTEHAIAQMLQTPSTARSRLGYGQYLTREEGSLFGDLEQTLDDVLASEPIFERICKHKKAKLPFTRLDVLADEALAEGIINEEEANLLRKTEAGRLRTINVDDFDHEELVAKVNSNTTAKKRGGKAA, encoded by the coding sequence ATGGCAGATTTTATATGGTTTTTACTGGTCGTTGTGACACTAGCGGTAGCTAGTTATCAGCGAACCAGCTTGGTAACAGCGGTTGCCATGGGCGCAGGTGTTATGATTTTAGGCACCCTTTTCGGTGACATCGGCCTGCTTGGTTGGGTAGTGTTCCTTGCTTTAACACTGCCGTTCACGCTCGCAAATATCAGACAGCAGCACATCTCTAAGAAGCTGCTAGCCTTCTACCGCAAAGTTATGCCTGAAATGTCGAGCACTGAGCAAGAAGCTATCGACGCAGGTACGGTATGGTGGGACGGTGATATTTTCAGCGGCAAGCCAGACTGGGATAAATTACACCGCATTCCGAAAGGTCGACTCACTGCTGAAGAGCAAGCATTCTTAGACGGTCCTTGTGACAAAGTGTGCTCAATGGTCGATGAATGGCAAATAAACCATAAAGATGCTGATCTTTCACCTGAAATTTGGCAGTTCCTTAAGGAACACAAATTCTTCGCGATGATCATCAAGAAAGAGTATGGCGGTCTAGAGTTTTCGGCATATGCCCAGTCTCGCGTTCTTCAAAAACTTGCAGGCGTTAGCGCGGTGCTATCAAGCACAGTCGGTGTACCAAACTCATTGGGCCCGGGCGAATTACTTCAGCACTATGGAACAAAAGAGCAACAAGATCATTATCTTCCCCGTCTTGCTGCCGGTGAAGAAATCCCTTGTTTTGCATTAACCGGCCCAGAAGCTGGCTCTGATGCAGGTGCGATCCCTGATGTTGGCGTTGTATGTAAAGGCGAGTGGAATGGCGAAGAAGTGTTGGGTATGCGCCTAACGTTTAACAAACGCTACATCACCCTTGCGCCTGTTGCTACGGTTATTGGTCTTGCCTTTAAACTTCAAGATCCTGAAGGTCTTCTAGGTGATAACAAAGAGCCGGGCATAACATGTGCCCTTATTCCTCGCGACACTAAAGGTTTAGAGATTGGTCGCCGTCACTTCCCACTCAATACGCCATTCCAAAATGGCCCTATTAAGGGTGAAGATATTTTCGTTCCAATCGATTACATCATTGGTGGTCCGAAAATGGCAGGTCGCGGCTGGCGCATGCTGGTTGAATGTTTGTCGGTAGGTCGCTGTATTACCCTTCCTTCATCTGCTGCTGGTGGTGCTAAATCAGTATCTCTTGCAACGGGTGCATATGCACGTATTCGTCGCCAGTTCCGTATGCCTGTAGGTCATATGGAAGGTGTTGAAGAAATGCTTGCGCGCATTGGTGGTAACGCATATTTGATGGATGGCGTAACACGCTTCTCAACGGTGGGTGTAGACCTTGGTGAGAAACCTTCTGTTATCTCGGCTATCTGTAAGTACCACTTAACCGAGAAGATGCGTCAAATCATTAATGATTCGATGGATGTTCACGGCGGTAAAGGCGTTATGCTTGGGCCAAATAATTACCTTGGTCGCGGCTATCAAGGTGTACCAGTATCAATTACGGTTGAAGGCGCAAACATTCTAACCCGTAACATGATGATCTTTGGTCAAGGTGCAATGCGTTGTCACCCTTACGTGCTTAAGGAAATAGAAGCTGCGTCTATCGAAGACAAAAAAGAAGCGTTGAAAGCGTTTGATAAAGCGGTATTCGGTCATATTGGCTTTGCGGTAGCTAATACTGTTCGCAGTATTTGGTTCTCGTTAACCAATGGCGCATTCAGCAGCGCACCGTTCACTGACGAAACGGCGCGTTACTACAAGCTACTTCAAGGCTACAGTGCAAACTTAGCACTACTAACCGATGTCTCTATGGGTGTGCTTGGTGGTGATCTTAAGCGTCGCGAGCGTTTATCAGCGCGTTTAGGTGACATCCTAAGTGGCCTTTACATGGGTAGTACAACGCTTAAACGCTTCGACGAAGAAGGTCGTCTAAAAGAAGATTTACCGCTTTTACATTGGGCAATGCAAACTACATTGCACGATATCGAGACAGCAATTGATGACTTCTTGGCTAACTTCCCTAACCGCGCAATCGCTGCAGCGCTTCGCGTTATGGTGATTCCGTTTGGCCGACGTATTGGTAAGCCTTCAGACAAGACAGAACATGCTATTGCACAAATGCTTCAAACGCCTTCAACTGCACGTAGCCGTTTAGGTTATGGTCAGTACCTCACCCGTGAGGAAGGAAGCTTGTTTGGCGATCTTGAGCAAACTCTTGATGATGTACTAGCAAGTGAGCCTATCTTCGAACGTATTTGTAAGCACAAAAAAGCTAAACTACCGTTTACCCGTTTAGATGTGCTTGCTGACGAAGCGCTAGCAGAAGGAATTATTAACGAAGAAGAAGCGAATCTACTTCGTAAGACTGAAGCTGGAAGACTTCGCACTATCAACGTCGATGATTTCGACCACGAAGAATTAGTAGCGAAGGTTAATTCCAACACCACTGCTAAGAAACGAGGTGGCAAAGCTGCTTAA
- a CDS encoding CAP domain-containing protein: MAKLLNFIPKQKGRSRGLFRQRFILLTSLTYVFSSLCLADQTTCGNTEQARELSLLIANDKGQQRSVLKCNPTLVMLAETKAKDMAERGLVSHFLGGSPNTRIRNAGLTLPEYYGDAMSNQVEALAGGYITADDVWYALKTSTSHRQHLLAELPFYQEQDQIGIAFYKDYSTPHVEYWAIYLTKLIDTEASNNDLKDDTTTTLLIKRQKKFDHVPDKGLGIVTESGEIILQPKKPDE; encoded by the coding sequence GTGGCAAAGCTGCTTAATTTCATACCCAAACAAAAGGGCCGCTCTCGCGGCCTTTTTCGTCAACGATTCATTCTATTAACATCACTCACCTACGTATTTTCTAGCCTTTGCTTGGCCGATCAAACAACCTGCGGAAATACCGAACAGGCGAGAGAACTCTCTTTATTAATTGCTAACGACAAAGGTCAACAACGTTCGGTACTAAAATGTAATCCTACGCTTGTTATGCTGGCTGAAACAAAAGCCAAAGACATGGCTGAGAGAGGCTTGGTGTCTCACTTTTTGGGCGGCAGTCCGAACACTCGCATTCGCAATGCTGGTTTAACGTTACCAGAATATTATGGCGATGCGATGAGCAATCAAGTGGAGGCCCTTGCTGGTGGTTATATAACAGCTGATGACGTGTGGTACGCACTTAAAACATCGACTTCACACCGTCAACACTTGTTAGCAGAGTTACCTTTTTATCAAGAACAAGATCAAATAGGTATTGCCTTTTACAAAGATTACTCAACGCCTCACGTTGAATACTGGGCCATATACTTGACCAAACTGATTGACACAGAAGCGTCTAACAATGACTTAAAGGATGACACAACAACTACGCTTCTAATAAAGCGTCAAAAGAAGTTTGACCATGTCCCTGATAAAGGTCTTGGGATCGTCACGGAAAGTGGTGAAATTATTTTACAGCCAAAAAAACCGGATGAATAA
- a CDS encoding response regulator transcription factor has protein sequence MTRILVADDHPLFREALSGALEPYFENAQIIQAGSLDDAMAKLNEFDGVELILLDLNMPGGEYFNGLITLREQYPNIPVGVVSGSDTVEVVAQVMSLGAQGFIPKVSQTREIAQAIVDIIGGKKWLPEGMEEELEKVDDELKVLLQRFRELTPKQIQVLSYLRAGLMNKQIAHEMNVTEATIKAHISAILRKLEINTRTQAVLLMDKLQLS, from the coding sequence ATGACAAGAATTCTAGTAGCAGACGATCACCCATTGTTTCGCGAAGCTTTGAGCGGCGCGTTGGAACCTTACTTTGAAAACGCACAGATAATTCAAGCAGGAAGCTTGGATGATGCGATGGCGAAGCTAAACGAATTCGACGGTGTTGAGCTGATCCTTCTTGACCTTAATATGCCTGGCGGTGAATATTTTAACGGCCTTATTACCCTGCGTGAGCAATATCCGAATATTCCTGTTGGTGTAGTTTCGGGCAGCGATACTGTTGAGGTTGTCGCTCAAGTAATGAGCCTAGGTGCTCAGGGCTTTATCCCCAAAGTGTCGCAAACACGAGAAATTGCTCAGGCTATTGTAGACATTATTGGTGGCAAAAAGTGGCTTCCAGAAGGTATGGAAGAAGAACTAGAGAAAGTTGACGATGAGCTTAAAGTTCTACTTCAGCGCTTCCGTGAACTTACACCTAAACAGATTCAAGTGCTTTCTTACTTACGCGCAGGCTTAATGAACAAGCAAATCGCTCACGAGATGAACGTTACCGAAGCCACAATCAAAGCACACATTAGTGCCATTCTTCGCAAGCTAGAGATCAACACGCGTACGCAAGCCGTATTGTTGATGGATAAACTCCAACTTAGCTAA
- the cmoA gene encoding carboxy-S-adenosyl-L-methionine synthase CmoA has protein sequence MKKHDNIYAKALNKVDDFKFDESVVDVFPDMIQRSVPGYETIVHTIGELAKIAVTPNTFVYDLGCSLGAASLSVARAVPNDTCEIIGVDASEAMVERCKRVVQTFTLPNPIVIQHGFAQSVEIKNASLVVMNFTLQFIPPADREALLKRIYDGLNPGGMLVLSEKIRHPTLTGNELLVDLHHQFKRDNGYSELEVSQKRAALEKVMLTDTFNEHDTRLRKVGFTDVVMWYKCYNFTSMVAIKG, from the coding sequence GTGAAGAAACACGACAATATATACGCAAAGGCACTCAATAAAGTAGATGACTTTAAATTTGACGAGTCTGTCGTTGATGTGTTTCCCGATATGATTCAGCGCTCAGTGCCTGGATACGAAACCATTGTTCACACCATAGGCGAATTGGCTAAAATTGCCGTTACGCCCAATACCTTCGTTTATGATCTTGGCTGTAGCTTAGGTGCTGCAAGTTTATCTGTGGCAAGAGCTGTACCTAACGATACATGTGAAATTATTGGTGTGGATGCTTCAGAAGCAATGGTAGAACGCTGCAAACGCGTCGTACAGACCTTCACACTGCCAAACCCAATTGTTATTCAGCATGGGTTTGCACAAAGTGTAGAAATTAAGAATGCCTCTTTGGTTGTGATGAATTTCACTTTGCAATTTATCCCACCCGCTGACCGCGAAGCGTTATTAAAGCGCATTTACGACGGGCTTAACCCCGGCGGTATGTTGGTGCTATCAGAAAAAATACGCCACCCTACCCTTACTGGCAATGAACTGCTGGTAGATTTACATCATCAATTTAAGCGCGACAACGGTTATAGTGAACTAGAAGTGAGCCAAAAGCGCGCCGCGTTAGAAAAAGTTATGCTAACCGATACATTTAACGAGCATGATACTCGCTTGAGAAAAGTCGGGTTTACCGATGTTGTGATGTGGTACAAATGTTATAACTTCACGTCTATGGTTGCCATTAAAGGCTAA
- the cmoB gene encoding tRNA 5-methoxyuridine(34)/uridine 5-oxyacetic acid(34) synthase CmoB, with amino-acid sequence MSKLEQTWFTDCYKSLIDSPLSHWLQTLPAQMDTWQRTAKHGEFDKWCRLLSKLPTTSPSCVDLASSVSIGTENDVDEYVQKQIEGLLKQFMPWRKGPFNLHGIHIDTEWRSDWKWDRVAPHISSLKDRNVLDVGCGSGYHMWRMLGEGANNVIGIDPTQLFLIQFHAIKQFISKSSAPSENIHFLPMGIEDMQPLRAFDTVFSMGVLYHRKDPMAFLQQLKDQLRKGGELVLETLVVDGDENTVLMAGERYAQMRNVWFLPSTAALSVWLGRLGFENIRVVDINHTTLDEQRATPWMETQSLKDFLDPEDITRTIEGYPAPQRAVIVANKK; translated from the coding sequence ATGAGCAAATTAGAACAAACTTGGTTTACCGATTGCTACAAATCGTTAATAGACAGCCCGCTATCACATTGGCTTCAAACGCTGCCGGCACAAATGGACACCTGGCAGCGAACTGCTAAACACGGTGAGTTTGATAAATGGTGCCGTTTACTTTCGAAGCTGCCGACTACGTCGCCGAGTTGTGTTGATTTAGCCTCAAGCGTTTCCATTGGCACCGAAAATGACGTAGATGAATATGTCCAAAAACAAATTGAAGGATTACTAAAGCAGTTTATGCCCTGGAGAAAAGGGCCATTTAATCTTCATGGAATTCATATTGATACAGAGTGGCGTTCGGACTGGAAATGGGATCGCGTAGCACCTCATATTAGTTCGCTGAAAGACCGAAACGTTTTAGACGTAGGTTGTGGTAGTGGTTATCACATGTGGCGCATGCTGGGTGAAGGTGCCAATAACGTAATAGGTATAGATCCTACCCAACTGTTTCTTATTCAGTTTCACGCCATTAAACAATTTATTAGTAAAAGTAGTGCGCCTTCCGAGAATATCCATTTTCTACCGATGGGCATTGAAGACATGCAGCCACTGAGAGCTTTCGACACTGTGTTTTCTATGGGTGTACTTTACCACCGTAAAGACCCAATGGCGTTTCTGCAGCAACTTAAAGACCAGCTAAGAAAAGGTGGCGAACTGGTTCTTGAAACCCTTGTTGTGGATGGTGATGAAAATACAGTATTGATGGCGGGTGAACGCTATGCACAAATGCGAAATGTGTGGTTCTTACCGAGCACTGCAGCCCTCTCTGTTTGGTTAGGCCGTTTAGGCTTTGAAAATATTCGCGTTGTAGATATCAACCACACAACCCTAGATGAGCAGCGCGCAACGCCTTGGATGGAAACGCAATCTTTGAAAGATTTTCTCGATCCGGAAGATATTACTCGCACTATCGAAGGTTACCCTGCACCACAAAGGGCCGTTATTGTCGCTAACAAGAAGTAA
- a CDS encoding kinase has translation MDIHGFLTTHQLPSTYAETAQKWFTPLCEQLLKHQDGATQPFIVGINGSQGSGKSTLTSFIESFLTSVHNKKVVSLSIDDFYYDQSQRNALAIKVHPLLATRGVPGTHDIPLALNTFRSLEKGTCTSLPRFNKATDNPFPKEQWPVIESSPDFIILEGWCVGAIAQTSSELKRPVNHLEEVEDPLGIWRSFVNTELAGDYQTLFDKIDYRIMLKAPSFDCVYQWRLEQEHKLAQKALKDSDGVMSDEEVANFVQHYQRITEHALRHLPEKCDTVFYLDETRTITKQDVKR, from the coding sequence ATGGATATACATGGCTTTCTAACGACGCATCAATTGCCAAGTACCTATGCAGAAACTGCACAAAAATGGTTCACTCCATTATGTGAGCAACTGCTTAAGCACCAAGACGGTGCAACACAACCATTTATCGTGGGCATAAATGGCAGTCAGGGTTCAGGTAAATCAACTCTGACCAGTTTTATCGAGTCCTTCCTTACCTCGGTCCACAACAAAAAAGTGGTATCACTCTCAATTGACGATTTTTACTACGACCAGTCGCAGCGAAATGCGCTAGCAATAAAAGTTCACCCGCTTCTAGCAACTCGTGGTGTACCGGGTACTCATGACATTCCTCTAGCGTTAAATACGTTTCGCAGTTTAGAAAAAGGCACGTGTACATCGCTGCCCCGCTTTAACAAAGCTACAGATAACCCGTTCCCCAAAGAACAGTGGCCTGTAATCGAATCTTCACCCGATTTCATCATACTTGAAGGATGGTGTGTGGGCGCTATTGCGCAAACATCTAGCGAACTTAAACGGCCAGTAAACCACCTTGAAGAAGTAGAGGACCCATTGGGCATTTGGCGCTCTTTTGTAAACACTGAACTAGCAGGCGATTATCAGACGTTGTTCGACAAAATAGACTACCGCATTATGCTAAAAGCACCGAGTTTCGACTGTGTGTATCAATGGCGGTTAGAACAAGAACATAAACTCGCCCAAAAAGCGTTAAAAGATAGCGATGGAGTGATGTCTGATGAAGAAGTGGCAAACTTTGTGCAACACTACCAACGCATCACTGAACACGCATTACGTCACTTGCCTGAAAAGTGCGACACCGTGTTTTATCTAGATGAAACAAGAACGATAACTAAACAGGACGTAAAACGATGA
- a CDS encoding HAD-IIB family hydrolase, with protein sequence MTKTLVFTDMDGTLLDHHTYSFEAAKPALTALEKKDIPVIPTTSKTFAELQPLRESIGLDGPFIIENGAAIFIPHGFFKQKPSGTVWIDGYWCKAFISNKNYWIKLLEKIGSEFDGKYKQFSKMSIQEIQECTGLDERSASLAAKRQFGEPVLWLGTDEEKQRFLKVVKDRGAFPLEGGRFIHISGNCDKGQALKWLANEYQKQHTTKVNTIALGDGKNDVAMLEAAHVPIRILSPVNPPPAVKKEEVYTSTLTGPEGWNEMLTQLLSL encoded by the coding sequence ATGACGAAAACGCTTGTTTTCACCGATATGGACGGCACGCTGTTAGACCACCATACCTACTCTTTCGAGGCGGCGAAACCGGCTTTAACGGCATTAGAAAAAAAGGACATTCCCGTTATTCCCACTACCAGCAAAACCTTTGCTGAATTACAACCGCTGCGCGAGAGTATTGGTTTAGACGGGCCTTTTATTATTGAAAATGGCGCCGCTATTTTCATCCCTCATGGCTTTTTCAAACAAAAACCCAGCGGTACGGTTTGGATAGATGGCTACTGGTGTAAGGCGTTTATCTCAAACAAAAATTACTGGATTAAGCTACTTGAAAAAATAGGTAGCGAATTTGACGGCAAGTATAAACAATTCTCAAAAATGTCGATTCAAGAAATTCAGGAATGTACTGGGCTTGACGAAAGGTCAGCGTCACTTGCTGCCAAACGCCAGTTTGGCGAGCCGGTTTTGTGGCTTGGCACTGACGAAGAAAAACAACGCTTTTTAAAGGTAGTAAAAGATCGCGGTGCTTTCCCTCTAGAAGGCGGCCGCTTCATTCATATTTCAGGTAATTGCGATAAAGGCCAGGCTCTCAAGTGGCTGGCCAATGAATATCAAAAGCAACATACCACCAAAGTTAACACTATTGCCCTTGGCGATGGTAAGAACGACGTTGCAATGCTTGAAGCGGCGCACGTCCCCATTCGCATTTTATCCCCGGTAAATCCTCCACCAGCAGTAAAAAAAGAAGAGGTCTATACCAGCACCCTAACCGGCCCTGAAGGCTGGAACGAAATGCTTACTCAATTGCTATCCCTATGA
- a CDS encoding glycosyl transferase, with the protein MADFYQNGVVTTLHNLARRPTEELEAELLQFSQKRPMALILPSLFSELEGDALPHIVNELTDVPYLSEIVIGLDRANEEQYKHALKFFGKLPQHHRVLWNDGPRLKALDEELQAQGLAPKELGKGRNVWYCMGYVLASNRAESVALHDCDIVTYNKDLLAKLIYPVANPMFNYEFCKGYYARVANGKINGRVSRLLVTPLLRALKRIMGDNEYLEFMDSFRYPLAGEFSFRRDVLNDIRIPSDWGLEIGVLSEMHRNYSHNRLCQADICDIYDHKHQDLSLNNDQGGLSKMSIDITKAIFRKLATQGYTFSNEMFRSIKATYFRIALDFIETYHNDAVMNGLNLDIHSEEKAVEMFASNIMKAGQNFLENPMETPFIPSWNRVTSAVPDILERLLEAVEADTAEYME; encoded by the coding sequence ATGGCTGATTTTTATCAAAATGGTGTGGTTACTACGTTACATAACTTAGCTCGTCGTCCTACCGAAGAGCTTGAAGCAGAGCTTCTACAGTTTTCACAGAAGCGCCCTATGGCACTTATTTTACCGTCGCTCTTTTCTGAATTAGAAGGCGACGCACTTCCACATATCGTCAACGAATTAACAGACGTACCCTACTTATCAGAAATTGTCATCGGTCTGGACCGAGCCAATGAAGAGCAGTACAAACACGCACTAAAATTCTTCGGCAAACTTCCTCAGCATCACAGAGTGCTATGGAACGACGGTCCTCGCCTTAAAGCACTTGATGAAGAGCTTCAGGCTCAAGGCTTGGCGCCAAAGGAGTTAGGTAAAGGCCGAAACGTTTGGTACTGCATGGGCTACGTACTAGCATCGAATCGCGCAGAGTCAGTTGCGTTACACGATTGCGATATTGTTACCTATAACAAAGATTTGCTCGCCAAGCTTATCTACCCTGTAGCCAACCCAATGTTTAACTACGAGTTTTGTAAGGGTTACTATGCGCGTGTGGCTAACGGCAAAATTAATGGCCGTGTTTCCCGACTTCTTGTTACGCCATTACTTCGTGCATTAAAACGCATTATGGGAGACAACGAATACTTGGAGTTTATGGATAGCTTCCGCTATCCATTAGCGGGTGAATTTTCGTTTAGACGCGACGTACTAAACGATATTCGCATTCCAAGTGACTGGGGCTTAGAAATTGGTGTGCTGTCTGAAATGCACCGCAACTATTCGCACAACCGCCTGTGTCAGGCAGATATATGTGATATTTACGACCATAAACATCAGGATTTATCGCTTAATAACGACCAAGGTGGTTTGTCTAAAATGTCTATCGACATTACCAAAGCCATTTTCAGAAAACTTGCCACGCAAGGCTATACGTTTAGCAACGAAATGTTCCGCTCAATTAAAGCCACCTATTTCCGTATTGCGCTAGACTTTATAGAAACCTACCACAATGACGCGGTAATGAATGGCTTGAACTTAGACATTCACAGCGAAGAGAAAGCAGTAGAAATGTTTGCCAGTAACATCATGAAAGCGGGGCAAAACTTTTTAGAAAACCCTATGGAAACGCCGTTTATACCAAGCTGGAACCGCGTGACCAGCGCGGTACCCGATATTTTAGAGCGACTATTAGAAGCGGTTGAAGCCGATACTGCAGAATATATGGAGTAA
- a CDS encoding sugar phosphorylase, with the protein MAWDHLHDKVKHHLESIYADVSLDVSYETLATELMNTIGIQQQTDIASPQSHHNYWDEDDIIMITYGDSVIDEGERPLVTLNKFLHRYCKNTVNNVHILPFFPYSSDDGFSVIDYSTVNEALGSWDDIEVIAEDYGLMTDLVINHCSARSVWFDNFVKGEGPGSDFFFTADPSDDLSMVTRPRVSPLLRETETASGTKHVWCTFSHDQVDFDFRNPKVLLAFIDIIKLYIDKGAKIFRLDAVAFLWKIVGTNCINLFQTHEVIRLIRTLIEHVDPSIIIITETNIPNRENLTYFGNANEAHAIYNFSLPPLLVNTLVTGDCTYLKSWMMSMPPAQNGTAYFNFIASHDGIGLRPAEGLLSDEEISELVHTMQHFGGKVSWRASDHGQQKPYEINITLFDALQGTTKGPDKYQVDRFICAHAIMLGMEGIPGIYIHSLLGTSNDYEKVANTGQNRSINRKRWDFNELEALLDSPFSQHHKVLTRISQLIRIRKAQPAFHPNATQFTLQLGNQLFGYWRQSLDRKQSIFCISNISDEEQTILLSDINLIGTDNWIDLITRDEIALSSGFLQMKPYQVLWISNQDFE; encoded by the coding sequence ATGGCATGGGACCATCTCCATGACAAAGTAAAACACCATTTAGAAAGCATTTATGCCGATGTATCGCTTGACGTCTCGTATGAGACGCTAGCGACTGAGTTAATGAACACTATAGGCATTCAGCAGCAAACGGATATTGCTTCACCTCAGTCTCATCACAATTATTGGGATGAAGATGACATTATCATGATTACCTACGGTGATAGTGTCATTGACGAAGGGGAGCGCCCGCTGGTTACGTTAAATAAGTTTTTGCACCGCTACTGCAAGAACACCGTTAATAATGTTCACATCCTGCCCTTCTTTCCGTACAGCTCAGACGATGGGTTTTCGGTTATCGACTACTCTACGGTGAATGAAGCACTAGGGTCATGGGACGATATTGAAGTCATTGCTGAGGATTATGGCTTGATGACCGACCTAGTTATCAATCACTGCTCTGCAAGAAGCGTGTGGTTTGATAACTTTGTGAAGGGTGAAGGACCAGGATCTGACTTTTTCTTCACAGCAGATCCATCCGATGACCTCTCCATGGTAACTCGCCCTCGTGTGTCGCCTTTGCTGCGAGAAACGGAAACCGCCAGCGGTACAAAGCATGTATGGTGCACATTTAGTCACGACCAAGTTGACTTTGACTTTAGAAACCCCAAGGTGTTGTTAGCGTTTATCGATATCATCAAGCTTTATATTGATAAAGGCGCTAAAATCTTTCGCTTAGACGCAGTGGCATTTCTTTGGAAAATTGTAGGTACAAACTGCATTAATCTATTCCAAACCCACGAAGTCATACGTTTGATCCGAACGCTGATTGAACATGTGGATCCTTCCATCATAATCATTACCGAAACCAATATTCCCAACAGGGAAAACCTAACGTACTTTGGTAATGCTAACGAAGCCCATGCTATCTACAACTTTTCGCTTCCGCCGTTACTTGTAAATACATTAGTAACGGGTGATTGTACGTATTTGAAAAGCTGGATGATGAGTATGCCACCGGCGCAAAACGGCACAGCCTACTTTAACTTTATCGCTTCGCACGATGGTATTGGCTTGCGTCCGGCGGAAGGCCTACTGTCAGATGAAGAAATTTCAGAGCTTGTGCATACAATGCAGCACTTTGGCGGCAAGGTGTCGTGGCGCGCTTCTGATCACGGTCAGCAAAAGCCTTACGAGATAAACATCACCCTGTTCGACGCGCTGCAAGGAACCACCAAGGGCCCTGATAAGTATCAAGTGGATCGATTTATTTGTGCTCACGCCATAATGTTAGGTATGGAAGGTATACCAGGAATTTACATTCACAGTTTACTCGGCACATCCAACGATTACGAAAAAGTCGCTAATACAGGACAAAATCGTTCAATCAACAGAAAACGTTGGGACTTTAACGAGTTAGAGGCTCTGTTAGACTCGCCCTTTTCACAGCATCATAAAGTACTCACTCGAATCTCGCAGCTTATACGCATACGTAAAGCGCAGCCCGCATTTCACCCCAATGCAACGCAGTTTACATTGCAGCTTGGTAATCAATTATTTGGCTACTGGCGACAAAGTCTCGATAGAAAGCAAAGTATTTTCTGTATTAGTAATATTTCAGACGAAGAACAAACAATTTTGCTGTCTGACATAAATCTTATTGGCACAGATAATTGGATTGATCTCATCACCCGTGACGAGATAGCCCTTTCTAGTGGTTTCTTACAAATGAAGCCTTATCAAGTGCTTTGGATCAGCAACCAAGATTTTGAATGA